One Cardiocondyla obscurior isolate alpha-2009 linkage group LG09, Cobs3.1, whole genome shotgun sequence genomic window, TATCAAGTGAAATGGCTCGAGAATTTGCGTCGCTGATTTTTCGCTACAATTGTTCCTCGAAGTtcatttacttattttttatttgcacaaGTAGCaatcattttattacaatataaaaaaagaaaagtatacaGTTGTATTGTACAGTGTAACTCacaaagtatttattataaatattaaacgcacATTTCTGTATCGCTTTTATCTAACATATCCGCGTATGACGTAAGCGAAGATAAGTACATTTTCTAAGGATATTAGTAAAAACTTTGTATCTTCGATTATATTTCCATTCCATTTTTCactttttcccttctttttatttcactttttacCATAGTAACACCTACAGTTAATACTTCTTTTCCCTGAAATACGTAATATGTAACGAgcatttatattgtttaaagcGCACTTAGTAAATCTTCCTCGACGAGGATGGGAGTGGCATTCACCGCTCTTCTGCCACCACGCATCTGCGGTATAAAAGCAACCCGCGTTGCAGCACGCTTAGTTTCATTTCGAAGTGGCCGATTGTGAAACGCATTTTCAGCGTGAGTACCACAATCTGCGcaatctacaaaaaaaaaattgtttctttattcggacataaatacattttattttcaaacaaattttGTGCGCGCGTGATCTCGTTAATATTTTGATTACAGttccgttaattaattaaaataattttttgcgcTTCGAAtaagtgttattaaaaaacaaaaaaaaatgcaaagttAATAACGTGTCACTCctcgctccttttttttccatctgacatcctcatttttattattccaaattgtcaattgaaaatattaatttgtattgtaCACcaacgtgtaattaaaaaagagaattaatattGCTACGGATTATTCGACGTTATTGAAACGTAAATTTATAGTGCGCTACGAAATTACTAAGTTCTCCACAAACGTTGCTCCATTTTCGCGACTTGACCTCGACCATTAAGGAGAGATCGGATCGACGCTCTTCGGACATCGCTTTTGATACGCGTCAAACTCTCGCCAATAACCAGGTTCTCGTTTCTCCGCGTGTGTTACTCTGCGGATCTTACATTGACGTAACACTTAAATTGCTTCACAATTTTTTCCTTGAACGTGGCGCGAGGTTGATGAATTATGCACAAAGTTGCAAAActctctgtaaaaaaattataataaatacacaTAAAATGTGCACTACATAGCATATTGTATAATACAGAGTTTATTTAAAGTCTTGAATATATTAggacaatattataatatacagatataaatttaaatcgattaTATCACGATGctgtatttaaatttcatgTTCTCGAATCGTTACGTAAGTGTAAAGTTTAATAATCTCTTCTCCTTACCTCCAGATGGGACTTCACACTATAGTTTTGGCGACGTTACTTCTGGTGGGCGTGATTACGGCGTATCCACAGAAAGACGGGCAAATCTTTAGCAATGAGGCGATACGGCAAGCTCAGAACACCTACCTTATCCCTAAGGATGCGACAATACAGAAGGTCCAAGAAGGCATCGAACTGGCTGCTTATGAATCTATTCCTGGGGACCAAAGGATCAATCTCTTCGAGATCTTGGGCGATCACGTGCCACCAGAAGTGGTGAACAATCTTCAGACTCAGATTGATCAAATAGGTCGAAATTAAAGTCCCCTGCCTTTGCGTTGTCGTTGCCATCTCTCGTCATCgtcgtgtaaaaaatattcatgaaaaattatcattaagtgcctttgtaaaaaaaaaaatatttatgatacAGCTATCTTCCTTTTTCTGTATCTTGCTTTTGTATTTGATAAAACTCTTTACGCTGTAGatctttcatttttcataaataaatgtatgatAAAACTGAGCTTAAGTATATTCATTACCTCCATTATGCATGTCCGTTATTCACAAACAGGGAATAGCTCATCAATAACAGAATAGCATATCAACATAATGTATGTAAAAGAACCCTATAAATATCgtaatgtattttatgttaaagTTTATGCGTAATTTTATTGGCTTCTAATAGCATTTCTGAAACTGTTCAGCATTAAAATTCACATTCGTCAAAACACATAGTCTGCAATCGTGAAATTAATCGCATATTCTTTGTAAGGATCCCTTAGTTTGAATTATGTATGCTGCTAGCGATATATCACAGAGAAAGTTGCAGAACTACTCATCGAAGAAGCGTACTTTCACTTCTATTCACCATGTTATTGAACGCGGCTTTTCTGTTCCACCGTTTATTTCACAACACGGCTAAATCGAAAATTTCAGCACAATCAAGACGCAATGGAGTTGTGAGATCATGCTTTTCTCGTCTTCTGTTCCGCTAATTTTATTGTCTCATTATTatcatacatatttaaattgagAACGAGAAGTCTcgattaatacttttttttttctttttgttcgtAAAACTTTCACTTTCATTCATATATACAGCCATGTGTatgtaaatgaattaaatctACCAGAAAAATCGTTATATAACAATGTACAGTTTAATCTTCTTATGCTATCTGTtacaaaagtttaataaaaaatatttatcatgtTTCTTATTCCATTTTCTGTTCCTACACATACATTGTACTCAGatcagatatattttaaaaatctataatactaccatataataataattaatcgtttttaataataagtgGGGCATTTCAATAAAAACAATCGTTTTCATGTATCAACATTACATACATTTTGGAATATAAAAACCACAAATGACATTTGTACATTGAcattaaataacttaaaaaaggTTTATTGTGTCATTACAAATCTGAGAACTATGTAAATGAGTTCCAAACAAATTCCTATTTATTTCGGTTAACTTTACCTttcaaaaatcaataatttcttttttttagtatgCATAAGTAATGCACGagctcgataaaaataattgccaTGTATTTTCAATTCTTTAACCATTCAAATCGtgtaaaaaacatttaaaacgcATTACTTTCTcaagcaataattaatattataaagtaagtATTACAACCAATAAACAAAACACTTTTAAAGTACGCAAAAAATTTCGGCATTTAACGAGCAAAGAAAAACTAGGTCTTATAATTATCGCATTTATTAGTAGTACATTATCTTGcattcgttctttttcttcactATCcataataattaagttttatcgcttatatattaatgttctATATTATAGTTCTTAGCAATATTCCTTACAGATATAAATTTGAGTAtctttcatacattttttttaatgtcacaGCAAACTATGAAACAGACTTTTCTAAACGATTGcttcttgataaaaaaaaatgataattaaaataataaacagaTACTCCAAATTTACTTcatagatttatttatttttatcttgtatATAAGTCACGGAAaacttaaaagaaataaaatcctCTTTTATATTATCGAATATGAAATGGAATGAAATATGTTTAAtcttagaaatatattaatgttaaaagcgcaaaaattataaaaccgAAAAAACCCATACATCCTTTTCAATATTTTGTTggataacaaataaaattaaaacataatatatatgaATGCATACCTACATACTTGAACTtcgtacaaaattttattatatacatgaaaaatgtcaaatatagaaatatgagaatattaatatagaggATAATACATCGATACTTTAggtcacatttttatatactacAGCAAACTAAGTGTGAACGAGCGTCAACAGATTTTCTGGTTGCTTAATGCAAGAAAATgtactatttttataaattgttataccTTAAGAAAGCTTTACTTGGAATCAGCATTTGTATCATTTCTTGTGTACTCTTTTCTCAGTGTGTAAATCCTTTTCACTTATTTCctgtaaaaatacattaactAAATATGCAACTAAGACCTAATTTCACCAACGATCGGTTAACTATCTGAGTTgcaactaatattttataaaattaatgtttattaatttctttttaatattatatatagtaTTATGTATTACcctttattatttcttacctTGATCTTTTAGATGATCTATCACCTTTATCCGAACTCTGCTCACGAGAACGTTTCTTACTACTGGACGAAGAATGTGATGACTTATTTTTATCATGTCTATCGTGTCTGTCACTCTTTCTGGGGCTAAACAAACGAATTTCAATTAAAGCAAAATCAAAAACATAAAACTTATCTGTAATCACCTGTGTTTAGATGATTTTGAAGGAGACCCCTTCTTGTGTGAGCCCCCACTCCGAGATCGATCcgatctttaattattaagcatAAGACTCgatataatttcgtaaaaaaatagaaatttattttacaaagaaatattttccgaattatttataatttatacgggATTATATTTACCTGTGTTTGTCCGATGACCGTCTATCCTTACTGGGTGAGCTTTTACTCTTTGAATTCGAAGAACTCTTGTGCTTAGAATTATgtcttacataaaaaaaaaattttaagttaatattaaataataagaatattaaaatattaaatatatgtatgcataccTATCTTTTGATGGAGATGGAGTATGTCTTCGGtgtgctttcttttttttactagaaCTATAATCGTCACGATAACGTTCATCTCCTCTTTCTTTGTCTTCCTCAGCCGCTTCTCTTTCTAAATCTGACCAATCTTTTCCCGATTCTTCGGAAGTGCCTAATTCTTCtgttaaaacaatataaaaaaatatagggaaaatacaataaattataacataaaaataagttGTTGGCGATAAAGTACCTTCACTGTCAGAATCTTCAGAAGCTTCAGAATATTCGGAATCATCGTCAGATTCTTCTTCAGTTTCGAAATCGGATGgctattaacaaataaaatatatgtttataaattttacattttttaacagttttatttgattaaatatcaAACCTCATATGCAtcatcttcttcctcttcttcatCATCAACTTCTTCATTTTCAGCATCACTTTCTGGATCTAAAAACGTCCATCCTCCGCTATCAAAGAATCCTTCAGGATCATCTGTTATAGTCTTCATAATCTTTGTCCAATTCAAAGACTGGACACCCTCCGAATATCGAATGTCACACGAactaacaaattataaatttgaaattatatgaattatattaCTTGAAAAAATTGCCAGCTTTGTACATTAAGTAACAATGTTACTTACTTCAACCATTCCTTGACATGATCTAACATGTTCATAGGAATAGCATTTACCATTGCTACCTTTCTATGATAatctttaaaaacaaaaatcataTCAAAGTTCTTTAAATGGAATTGTACTCTTTCAAAATGAACCAATTCAACATCTTCCAAAGTAATGACAAATGGAGgctaaaattaaacgtaatattaatatatttattatgtcTATTATCTTCTTTGCTTTTAAATTgtgttttacaataattaccCATTCTGTGAGATTAACCAAACATCCACTAGTTGGTTGAAGCAAGACAGTACTCCTGTATGGTGCACCAGGAAATCCCAAATCTCGAAAAGGCGTATCAAATTCTATTTCTTGCTTCGTCATTCCTTCAACCTTAATGCaacacaaatatatattattatgcgatagaaaaaaaaatgtaaagttaataaaaatgaagttaattaaaataaatttatacataccTTTTCacaaaaacttttaaaagcagtttttaatttatgtcttAGTTCTCGTTCCGATTGTTCAGCTGCGAGATCGTCGCGATCATGCATGTGTTGGTGTTTACCTAAATCTGTAGTAATTTCGCCGACTTCGGTATAAAACTGCACATCtacatgtttcttttttccgaaCATAATAGCATgctaaaaaatacaaatatgtgTAAATACACGCTTACATATTAACGATATAGtagatatacaatttatatttataaaaaaatttatattatttttacataacacttaaaaaaatattcaagatGAGAATATGATACATACTTTTAAATGGAAATGAAGCAATATAATCATTTCACCATCACATGGCTGGAAGAAGGCGTTCTTAATGTTATTGTAAAGAATGTCTACTTTATCGCCGCGGACTGAAGTATAGCGGAATCCATTTGTGTGAGCTTCTAAACCACCAGTCATTCTTTTTGTAACAATATTCGGTCGAATGTATAAGTCTTTCAACTTTGGATTGCCTTTATTCTGTGATAATATTAAGGTGTCTTGTTTCACAAGatcctctttttccctttcttccGCCTCCCGATTTTTGAATTTCTTCTGGACTTCTTTAATTAGCCTAAAAGCTGTATTTAAATTTGACGACGGTGCGGAAATCTCGCCAGGCTCTTTGGTATTTGTGCTCCGATATGTCACTTCCTTAACAAACGTTGCATCAGGCTGAGGGTAAGATCCACCTTCGTTTCGTCCCATAGTAGCGCCAGgatgaaagaaatttattcgcaGATACGTATAATCTCCTTCTACCGACTGTGAAATATTCTTAATTGTTGATATGTGAAAAGGTACTGGAATACCGGCAACAGGCAAAATCACAGTTTCATATTTCTTATCCACAAATAATTTCAACTCCTTTACTTCCGGCTCGCGTGGCATGTGACTCAAACTTTTGTAAGATACTGTCGATTTGCgtattttttcctcttccttaCCACCAGACTGCTGAGCCAATCGAGCCTTAGCGATTTCATTCAATTGCTGAGCTAATTCTTTTTGATGttgttttctcttctcctctgAACTATGCTCTGTTCTCAATTTAGATTCTATTACAGCTGTTCTTTTTCCACGTCCTAAAATTTCTGGTTTGcgctcgttttcttttccacttccttcttcttcgtcATCCTCTTCATCTTTTACGTATATACCtatatttttcactttcttttttgaaaGTGTTAAATTAGTAGCGGGCTGATCTTCATTCACTATAACCGTATCGCCTATGAAAAGAGCATATGTTTTTCCCTCTTTATCGGTGGCTTCGGAATTAGTAAGATTTGCTAGACCGACGTTGATATTAAACACCATGCCTTTCTTCACTACTGCATGAATTTTTGGACCCAGTAACAAAGAACTTTCTTTAAACTCAATGCCCATAGCAAATccaaaatttttagttaaatgaTTTAACATTTCTGGTTTCTCATCTTTCACAAATTTAATACCAGCTTCATATACTTCACTTATTTTTGTTCCAGCAATTAACTTTTTCAAGATCTCTTCTTCcaattgtaacaaaaaattataattttcctaAAACAACatatcataaattatatataatttttttgtaataaaatttaaatgatataacgtttttatattttatacgcacCTCAATCGTTTTTGTGGGATTAACCAATAATGTTCTCACTATATTTGAACAATAGGATTTGTAACGAGCTCCCAATGAACAAACAATAACACCAAAATGAAGAGTAGTATTTTTATCACTAACGGCGCTAAATTTAAGTGAATAATTTCCACCGCTTTGTATAATTGCAGGGTAACACATATCTACCTGCGTAATATCTACTCCTGttacatatttcttatttgtaATAGCGGTATCTACACCTTCTGCCAATTTTGAATGTTTAactttctgaaataaaaaagtacaatgtttttcacatatttttttcacacATTTTACTAATATAGCTACATAATCTcataaagaattaaagaaaattacctTATCAGAGTCTATAATTTCCATTATCTGATCTTTAAGGTATTTGGTAAAAACATCTACAGATATTGAACATGCTTTCTTTACAGTAACTATCTCGCTTTCTTCTTTGGGGCACATAACATAAGCAGCTGCAGCACTAACATCCAcctatataattacaaaaaaagatagacttaatattttgttaactttaatgtatatttgtaGTAAAACTGCCATTTCTGTTTATTTACCGTATCAAAGGACTCATTCTTTAAAGCAGCTCTCCATGCATCCATGAAGGCACCtggataattttctttcgaaaatACTCCCAAAGTTTTGCcatttttactttgtttcattactttaatgagttttgcaaaattttcctTATCTTCATCACtctgaaaaattttaactatGTTATTGACatattcaataataaatatcttacaTAAATTGTACATTATACATACCCTATCTCTTATGTGTAATTTCACAGGTGGTACACCGGTATCTTCAGAATTATGATTTTCTACTTTTctcaaaaattcaattttctttttactggCCAAAAAATGAACAGAATCCTCTGACAATATCATTATAGTATCCGTCAGCTCATAACTAAGCAGCCATGTCTAAAACACATATACTTTTACATAAATCTACAAAAAtcgactttttttattaaacatttctaACAAGTTAATATTAAGTCATTGCTATATCTTTGAAcctaatatataaaaaatgtatataagtATAAGGTAAAATAtctaattacataataatctTTTCAGATAAATAAGTAAATCAAGATATATACAGAGTAATGTtcaactgtaaaaaaattagtacaaGTCCGTCTCAaatatatcgcgatataaCAAACGATATTTTTGGTTAAAATTTTCGAGCAGGAAGGGTGCATACCTGCAATGCTATAGACTTGCTGTAAACGATATCTTCATCCGTGCCGACAGCGGAAACGAGGCAGTCCATTTTACCGAAACTGTCATCGGTGCCGACCTCGCCATCCTGGTGAAAACAAAAGATTGTATAAAAGAACGCAACAGTTTGGCTTACCGGGAGCGGGTAGCGATTATTCGACCATTCGGTTTACCTTCCACGCGGCATACAAGCGCTTCATGCGCCGAAAGAACATATCCTTGTCGAGAGATACGTTCGCCATGGTTCGGCGTTTGGATTTCTGGCGTCACACAAACGCACACGGCCACGGGCCTCCAGTTCCCTCTAAAACAAAATCGTAATCAACGTCTGCGTTGTAGCGAACGAGGGGCAGAAAAACATTCAGAAGACGCGTAGATAGTTTTAGCGCAATCACATCTTTCCTCCGTTATAATTTTCCCGTGTTTTGCGTGCCGGTACGCAGGTCAGAGTATCACGTGAATTCACCCGCCTACCAAAAACGATGGCACATCGACCGTGAGAGACTCGCGCGAGCACGGAGATGGCGGGATCAGGAAGGATTTATAACCACAAACCTTCGACACACGCAATGCTCCGGCCTGCGATGCCGCGAATTGTGACGCGAGAACCGAGAAGGCGTCCCGCGCAGAAGGTTGTGAAACCGACCCGCCGATTGGCCGATCGTCGGGAAAAAACGGTTACCTTCCTTTAGAAAAATGTCCCTCTATTGGTCGCCTGACGATCACTCGTGACTGTTTTCGAATCGCGGCAAAGTTACTGGAGTCCTAGTGACGAGTCAGGTATTTTAGTTCATGGCGAACTTCGCTATGAGGCGTCACCTGTCTTTGCCTCCGAAAAAATTGACACAGTAGTGCGAACTGACGACTGGTCGGACAGATATTACTGATTTATTACCGAGGAATTTAGTAGTACGTCTCAGAGACTTGCCGCTGCcgaacatttaatttaaaataaaataaaataatacaacgtAAAAGtcaatttgataaaaaaacaGACGttgaacgtaaaatataaGGCAGGCTCGGCGGGGATGAAAATCAGGTCGATAAGTTAGGGCCGCTGCTGCGGGGGCCAGCGAATTATTGCACGCCAGTGTACGCAAGCAAATGCATGTATATACGTTCGCCGCACCTGAATAGATCTCGCATTATCCGGGTTATATATTCGTAGGCCCCCGCGGAATCGCGGAATGCTTTTTATTCTGTGACCAAACGAACgtcacacgcacgcacgcacgtccGCTGCACGGGACGACCGATCCGAGCCTTCCTCGAAACGTTACCTTATACGTTGGTAAGAATGAGAGAAGCGGGGTCGTGGAGAGTGGCGGATTAGAAATTTGTCGGCGGGGCGTCGTGAAGTGCGAATTCGGTCTGCGGGACTGCCCGTCGATCTGTCCCgggtaagaaaagaaaaggagagaaaagacgAGGATCATGCCGCACGTCCACGCCGTGCACGGATCCGTACGATTATGAAAAGGGGCCTGGTGCAGGTCTGGCCAAGAGCACGATGCCGTTCTGAGAGAGAAGCGCGGCTCCCGGGGCTCGTATGCACACTTGGAGCAATCCCTCGTGTCCCGCGCACAGGGTTTCACGACGATCGCGAGTGAAACGTGTCGCTCGTATCATGAATGTAAGTATATATTTGGTCGAGCTGACCCCGACGAAatctcaaattaaattatccgGAGTGCGTGTGTACCTTGCTGCGAACGATTGTACGTCTGGTCGGGGGAGTGATTTTGCATGTTGACTCGTACAATAAGGTCTCTCATCTTATTGCTACATAGATATATTTACTATTCGAATACTCTCCtctataaatttctttttttttattttttattttaatacatatctTCTGTTTCgtgataattatatgtaaacaTGTAAATATGTCTGTTAGTGTTGATGCTCTTGTTTGGaaagaattgcaaaatttaattatgcaatggtaattaattcgataaaaatcctgctctctttctctttcatatctaaattattttcagaaagTTTCCATTCTACATTATTCAGAAAACTTCATTATGTAACACATTTTGGATTATTGTCTTAAAAGTTGATGCTATTTTAACAACATGACATTTATGGAAtgtaattatacttttatatctACTGGTGATTTGAAGTGCTAATTAACATGAAGTTCTTTTTGCAACACATTTTCCTTTAAGCTGTACTTTTTATGCCTTAAGTGGCACATagacaatttaaattttatttaaaaattgaaagcaagaaggaaaaagagaaatgggtaaacatttttaaaaagtgcagctaaaaaatactttctttttaattaaatctcaaattaaaataGGGCATACTTTAATTGTTTTGACTAATTGTTATgagtaattatatatttggtTGAGGTTTAATTTTGCATGCTGAcatgttaatatttacaatttaaaatgctAATTTAACATAAGgctatttttataagaaaaaaaattttttaagtatattttctcatgttttttaattaatgtattcataatttaaactataaaaaatagggaacaaaaaaaagaaaagaaaacggtgTGTACAGAAACTGTTGAgcaagatataaaattattgtgtgctgtattttttttctaatttttgttttaattaaatttttatttttaacacagGTGGCCAACATAACAGAGAGGCGGTATCGAGAAGGTGGTTGACACGCCTTCATATATTTGAGATGATCGAGAGTGTATCACGCAGAGCGTTGAGTGGCTCCAGTGGGAGCTACCACGTTCGTGGTGCTGAATTAGCAAGAAATCGTAGACTAAAATCTCTATCAGCGACCGTTACTTTCTTAGATGATACACAACATACATTTCAATTAGATGTAAGTCTATAACAGTCTTTTAGGAGAATACTTACATttaagcaaaaataaaaatgcacatATGTGTTACAGAAACGAGCGAAGGGACAAGTTCTATTGGACTTGGTGTTTCAACATTTAGAACTTattgaaaaagattattttggTTTGCAATATGCCGAAAATGGAGTTAGCACAACTATTTCAGCGTCTGACGTAATGGTAATATGTcctaaaaaattgtataaaattattttattatatgtaattattttaaattattttttatttaatacatacaaattttgttaatgaataataaaagaatatttaatatataaaattattaatctttaatattaacatttttagagATGGTTGGATCCCTCTAAACCTGTAAAAAAGCAGATAAGAAGTAAGGGTAAAgatcttatttctttattaaaacatccgcaattatgtaaaaactatttttttcagacgattatattatattatatatatatatataaaacatatatttgttGGTTTCAGGTggtcatttcttttttagagtaaaattttatgtatctGATCCTAGTAAACTGCAAGAAGAATATACGAGATATCAATTCTATTTACAAATACGTAGAGATATACTTCAAGGAAAACTTCAGTTGCCACCTAGTACTGCTTGTTTAATTGCTAGTTATACAGTTCAGTGtaagtgtattaaaaaatctttttattctaagttagaataaaatatactcaagtaaaaataaaattaattaatatataatttttttttatttgatatatatatagccGAATTAGGAGATTATCATCCAGAAGAACATGGACCTGGTTATCTTTCACAATTGCAATTGATACCTGGACAAACGgaagaaatggaaaagaaaatagcagaACTGCATAAATTGCAtaagtttgtatttttttattttatttttttttttttatatactta contains:
- the Dre4 gene encoding FACT complex subunit spt16 isoform X2 — protein: MANVSLDKDMFFRRMKRLYAAWKDGEVGTDDSFGKMDCLVSAVGTDEDIVYSKSIALQTWLLSYELTDTIMILSEDSVHFLASKKKIEFLRKVENHNSEDTGVPPVKLHIRDRSDEDKENFAKLIKVMKQSKNGKTLGVFSKENYPGAFMDAWRAALKNESFDTVDVSAAAAYVMCPKEESEIVTVKKACSISVDVFTKYLKDQIMEIIDSDKKVKHSKLAEGVDTAITNKKYVTGVDITQVDMCYPAIIQSGGNYSLKFSAVSDKNTTLHFGVIVCSLGARYKSYCSNIVRTLLVNPTKTIEENYNFLLQLEEEILKKLIAGTKISEVYEAGIKFVKDEKPEMLNHLTKNFGFAMGIEFKESSLLLGPKIHAVVKKGMVFNINVGLANLTNSEATDKEGKTYALFIGDTVIVNEDQPATNLTLSKKKVKNIGIYVKDEEDDEEEGSGKENERKPEILGRGKRTAVIESKLRTEHSSEEKRKQHQKELAQQLNEIAKARLAQQSGGKEEEKIRKSTVSYKSLSHMPREPEVKELKLFVDKKYETVILPVAGIPVPFHISTIKNISQSVEGDYTYLRINFFHPGATMGRNEGGSYPQPDATFVKEVTYRSTNTKEPGEISAPSSNLNTAFRLIKEVQKKFKNREAEEREKEDLVKQDTLILSQNKGNPKLKDLYIRPNIVTKRMTGGLEAHTNGFRYTSVRGDKVDILYNNIKNAFFQPCDGEMIILLHFHLKHAIMFGKKKHVDVQFYTEVGEITTDLGKHQHMHDRDDLAAEQSERELRHKLKTAFKSFCEKVEGMTKQEIEFDTPFRDLGFPGAPYRSTVLLQPTSGCLVNLTEWPPFVITLEDVELVHFERVQFHLKNFDMIFVFKDYHRKVAMVNAIPMNMLDHVKEWLNSCDIRYSEGVQSLNWTKIMKTITDDPEGFFDSGGWTFLDPESDAENEEVDDEEEEEDDAYEPSDFETEEESDDDSEYSEASEDSDSEEELGTSEESGKDWSDLEREAAEEDKERGDERYRDDYSSSKKKKAHRRHTPSPSKDRHNSKHKSSSNSKSKSSPSKDRRSSDKHSPRKSDRHDRHDKNKSSHSSSSSKKRSREQSSDKGDRSSKRSRK
- the LOC139105452 gene encoding uncharacterized protein, which encodes MGLHTIVLATLLLVGVITAYPQKDGQIFSNEAIRQAQNTYLIPKDATIQKVQEGIELAAYESIPGDQRINLFEILGDHVPPEVVNNLQTQIDQIGRN
- the Dre4 gene encoding FACT complex subunit spt16 isoform X1; translation: MANVSLDKDMFFRRMKRLYAAWKDGEVGTDDSFGKMDCLVSAVGTDEDIVYSKSIALQTWLLSYELTDTIMILSEDSVHFLASKKKIEFLRKVENHNSEDTGVPPVKLHIRDRSDEDKENFAKLIKVMKQSKNGKTLGVFSKENYPGAFMDAWRAALKNESFDTVDVSAAAAYVMCPKEESEIVTVKKACSISVDVFTKYLKDQIMEIIDSDKKVKHSKLAEGVDTAITNKKYVTGVDITQVDMCYPAIIQSGGNYSLKFSAVSDKNTTLHFGVIVCSLGARYKSYCSNIVRTLLVNPTKTIEENYNFLLQLEEEILKKLIAGTKISEVYEAGIKFVKDEKPEMLNHLTKNFGFAMGIEFKESSLLLGPKIHAVVKKGMVFNINVGLANLTNSEATDKEGKTYALFIGDTVIVNEDQPATNLTLSKKKVKNIGIYVKDEEDDEEEGSGKENERKPEILGRGKRTAVIESKLRTEHSSEEKRKQHQKELAQQLNEIAKARLAQQSGGKEEEKIRKSTVSYKSLSHMPREPEVKELKLFVDKKYETVILPVAGIPVPFHISTIKNISQSVEGDYTYLRINFFHPGATMGRNEGGSYPQPDATFVKEVTYRSTNTKEPGEISAPSSNLNTAFRLIKEVQKKFKNREAEEREKEDLVKQDTLILSQNKGNPKLKDLYIRPNIVTKRMTGGLEAHTNGFRYTSVRGDKVDILYNNIKNAFFQPCDGEMIILLHFHLKHAIMFGKKKHVDVQFYTEVGEITTDLGKHQHMHDRDDLAAEQSERELRHKLKTAFKSFCEKVEGMTKQEIEFDTPFRDLGFPGAPYRSTVLLQPTSGCLVNLTEWPPFVITLEDVELVHFERVQFHLKNFDMIFVFKDYHRKVAMVNAIPMNMLDHVKEWLNSCDIRYSEGVQSLNWTKIMKTITDDPEGFFDSGGWTFLDPESDAENEEVDDEEEEEDDAYEPSDFETEEESDDDSEYSEASEDSDSEEELGTSEESGKDWSDLEREAAEEDKERGDERYRDDYSSSKKKKAHRRHTPSPSKDRHNSKHKSSSNSKSKSSPSKDRRSSDKHRSDRSRSGGSHKKGSPSKSSKHSPRKSDRHDRHDKNKSSHSSSSSKKRSREQSSDKGDRSSKRSRK